In a genomic window of Thiosocius teredinicola:
- a CDS encoding DUF692 domain-containing protein, with protein sequence MKTAPQTQGRGSVSGVGIGLRDIHFHQLMEGRQAVPWLEVLADNYLIGGIARHQLQRAAERYPLTLHCVGMNLGGSGSLDRTYIERVGEMARDTGAAWISDHLCFTAHAGRHYHDLLPLPFSDEAVMHVAARIQIAQDILQQRLLVENVSAYVRADTPMTEAQFIAEVCAEADCDLLLDINNLYVNQVNLGFDACEALGALPLDRVRELHLAGYEDKGRYLVDAHNNPVSDAVWDLFSECLRVLPETPVCIEWDNNIPTLDVLISQASTAAGIVALVREDAA encoded by the coding sequence ATGAAGACCGCGCCCCAAACACAGGGGCGCGGGTCTGTGTCCGGTGTCGGCATAGGCCTGCGCGATATCCATTTTCACCAGCTCATGGAGGGCCGACAGGCAGTGCCTTGGCTGGAGGTGCTGGCGGACAACTATCTGATCGGTGGCATAGCGCGTCACCAGTTGCAGCGCGCGGCCGAACGTTATCCCTTGACGCTGCATTGTGTCGGCATGAACCTGGGCGGCAGCGGATCACTCGATCGTACCTATATCGAGCGCGTCGGCGAGATGGCGCGCGATACCGGCGCGGCGTGGATTTCAGACCACCTGTGTTTCACAGCGCATGCGGGCCGCCATTATCACGACCTTCTGCCCTTGCCGTTCAGTGACGAGGCGGTGATGCACGTCGCTGCGCGTATCCAGATCGCACAGGACATATTGCAGCAACGCCTGCTGGTGGAGAATGTGTCGGCCTATGTGCGCGCCGATACGCCGATGACCGAAGCACAGTTCATCGCCGAGGTGTGTGCCGAAGCCGATTGTGATCTGCTGCTCGACATCAACAATCTCTACGTCAACCAGGTGAACCTGGGCTTCGATGCGTGTGAGGCGCTCGGCGCGTTGCCGCTCGACCGTGTGCGTGAGTTGCACCTGGCCGGTTATGAAGACAAGGGAAGGTACCTCGTGGATGCACACAACAACCCGGTAAGCGACGCCGTGTGGGATCTGTTCAGTGAGTGTCTGCGCGTGTTGCCCGAGACGCCGGTATGCATCGAGTGGGACAACAACATACCGACCCTCGATGTGCTGATCTCCCAGGCGAGCACCGCGGCGGGTATCGTTGCTCTGGTGCGGGAAGATGCCGCATGA
- a CDS encoding sigma-70 family RNA polymerase sigma factor, with protein sequence MAKLRTDFDTLVKALAPELYRYAMGLCHNPHTAEDLVQETFLRGWRSRKDLRDAKAARAWLYTILRNEHARLYERQRPEAHDPNELPDVPVRGYDTSAAAFATRRALAELEPEYRDPLLLQVIGGFSCKEIGGILDLNTNTVLTRLFRARKTLRDRLTDHPLKEAAQ encoded by the coding sequence ATGGCAAAACTACGCACCGATTTCGACACCCTGGTCAAGGCGTTGGCGCCCGAGCTGTATCGTTACGCGATGGGCCTGTGCCACAACCCGCATACCGCGGAAGACCTTGTTCAGGAAACGTTTTTGCGTGGTTGGCGGTCGCGTAAGGATCTGCGCGACGCCAAGGCGGCGCGCGCGTGGCTGTACACCATTTTGCGCAACGAGCACGCCCGTCTGTATGAGCGACAGCGGCCCGAGGCGCACGACCCGAACGAGCTTCCTGACGTGCCGGTGCGTGGCTATGACACGAGCGCAGCGGCCTTCGCCACGCGTCGTGCGCTGGCCGAGCTCGAGCCGGAGTACCGCGATCCTCTGCTGCTGCAGGTGATCGGCGGTTTCAGTTGCAAAGAGATCGGAGGAATCCTGGATCTCAACACGAACACGGTGCTAACGCGCCTGTTCAGGGCCCGAAAGACACTTCGGGATCGATTAACGGATCATCCACTTAAGGAGGCCGCACAATGA
- a CDS encoding helicase HerA-like domain-containing protein, with amino-acid sequence MADNEILLGGNGTAQIKLNAGMANRHGLITGATGTGKTVTLQVLAESFSRLGVPVFTADVKGDLSGLAGAGNPHPKIDERLQYIGIDNHSFEANPTVFWDVFGKQGHPVRTTVSEMGPTLLSNLLELNETQEGVMQVAFSVADDEGLLLLDLKDLRSMLNWIADNAKDLERDYGRISKASVTAILRRLLMLEEAGGEIYFGEPAIRVEHLMQCDFSGRGVISILDATTLYHSPRIYATFLLWLLSELMEELPERGDADLPKLVFFFDEAHLLFNNAPKALLEKITQVVRLIRSKGVGVFFITQYPNDVPDEVIGQLGNRIQHALRAFTPNDRKALQAAARTFRENPAFDTETVIGELGVGEALVSTLDAKGVPSIVERTLMSPPRSQFGPIDEAKRTELISRSPLKSAYEQLVDRESAYELLQKREKEIAEKRQQEAEAAARAAEEEKRRKEEEKASKRQSNRQGVGETLAKSIARTIGSTLGRQIVRGILGSIIGRR; translated from the coding sequence ATGGCTGACAACGAGATTCTGCTGGGTGGCAACGGCACGGCACAGATCAAACTCAACGCCGGCATGGCCAACCGCCACGGCCTGATCACCGGCGCGACCGGTACCGGCAAGACCGTCACCCTGCAGGTGCTCGCAGAATCGTTTTCACGCCTCGGCGTTCCGGTGTTCACCGCCGACGTAAAGGGCGACCTGTCGGGCCTGGCCGGCGCGGGCAACCCGCACCCCAAGATCGACGAGCGTCTGCAGTACATCGGCATCGACAACCACAGCTTCGAAGCGAACCCGACCGTGTTCTGGGACGTGTTCGGCAAGCAGGGCCACCCGGTGCGCACCACCGTCTCGGAGATGGGTCCTACCCTGCTGAGCAACCTGCTGGAACTCAACGAGACCCAGGAAGGCGTCATGCAGGTCGCGTTCAGTGTGGCCGATGACGAGGGCCTGCTGCTGCTCGATCTCAAAGACCTGCGCTCGATGCTGAACTGGATAGCCGACAACGCCAAGGATCTCGAGCGCGACTACGGCCGGATATCCAAGGCCAGTGTCACGGCCATCCTACGTCGTTTGTTGATGCTCGAGGAGGCCGGTGGCGAGATCTATTTCGGTGAACCCGCGATCCGCGTCGAACACCTGATGCAGTGCGACTTCTCCGGTCGCGGCGTGATCAGCATTCTGGATGCGACAACCCTCTATCACTCGCCACGCATCTACGCGACCTTTCTGCTGTGGCTACTCTCCGAGTTGATGGAAGAGCTACCCGAACGCGGTGACGCCGACCTGCCGAAACTGGTGTTCTTCTTCGACGAGGCCCATCTGCTGTTCAACAATGCGCCCAAGGCATTGCTGGAAAAGATCACCCAGGTGGTGCGTCTGATCCGGTCGAAAGGGGTCGGCGTATTCTTCATTACCCAGTACCCCAACGACGTACCCGACGAGGTCATCGGCCAACTCGGCAACCGCATACAACATGCCCTGCGCGCGTTTACGCCCAACGATCGCAAGGCACTGCAGGCAGCAGCCAGAACCTTTCGCGAGAATCCGGCGTTCGACACCGAAACGGTGATCGGCGAGCTCGGTGTCGGCGAGGCCCTGGTATCGACGCTCGACGCCAAGGGCGTGCCATCGATCGTGGAACGTACGCTGATGTCGCCGCCGCGTTCGCAGTTCGGCCCCATCGATGAGGCGAAGCGCACCGAGCTGATCTCACGCTCTCCGCTCAAAAGCGCCTACGAGCAACTCGTCGACCGCGAGTCGGCTTACGAACTGCTGCAGAAACGCGAGAAAGAGATCGCCGAGAAACGTCAGCAGGAAGCCGAAGCGGCAGCACGCGCCGCCGAAGAGGAGAAGCGCCGCAAGGAAGAAGAGAAGGCCAGCAAGCGCCAGAGCAACCGTCAGGGTGTCGGCGAGACACTGGCCAAATCGATTGCCCGCACGATCGGCTCGACACTCGGTCGACAGATCGTGCGCGGCATCCTCGGTTCGATCATCGGCCGACGCTGA
- the moaD gene encoding molybdopterin converting factor subunit 1, with amino-acid sequence MIKILYFASLRERLGTGEETIDDVPATVAALRAALAARGEAWSEVFGGDKQPVLSAVNQEMATADQALADGDEVGFFPPVTGG; translated from the coding sequence ATGATCAAGATTCTGTATTTCGCCAGCCTGCGTGAGCGGCTCGGCACGGGCGAAGAGACGATCGATGACGTTCCGGCAACCGTCGCAGCCCTGCGTGCTGCGCTGGCGGCGCGAGGCGAGGCCTGGTCGGAGGTGTTCGGTGGTGACAAGCAACCGGTGCTGAGTGCCGTGAACCAGGAGATGGCCACGGCTGACCAGGCGCTTGCCGATGGGGATGAAGTCGGCTTCTTTCCGCCAGTGACCGGCGGCTGA
- a CDS encoding molybdopterin molybdotransferase MoeA, with the protein MSATECTPHLNDLLSYEQAVEQIVAAAQPLTEHRSVPLREALGCVLAEPVISSIDVPGWDYSAMDGYALRAADSAHSGAELPVSQRLPAGVSPEPLEPGTAARIFTGAPIPAGADTVVMQEVCEALDDRVRINTEVQPDSNIRRRGEDIERDSVVIPAGTKLQPQHIGLAATVGCARLSVVRPPKVALLASGDELVTPGEPLEPGKIYNSNLFSATAMLQALGCEVIDMGIVEDTLQATKAALSRAAAQADLVLASGGVSVGEEDHVKPAVEALGSLDLWKIAIRPGKPVAFGTIGGTPFIGSPGNPVSLFVTFILFVRPFLLRMQGRDDWRLQPMTAKADFDWPKPDKRREFHRARLFYDEAGIPWLKMHPSRSSGVLSSMTWANGLIVIPENTPLKRGDDVRFLPFSEILT; encoded by the coding sequence GTGTCTGCCACTGAATGCACACCCCATCTCAATGATCTGCTCAGCTATGAGCAGGCCGTCGAACAGATCGTCGCCGCGGCGCAGCCCCTGACCGAGCACCGCAGTGTTCCCCTGCGTGAAGCGCTCGGCTGTGTGCTCGCAGAGCCGGTAATCAGCAGCATCGACGTGCCGGGGTGGGACTACAGTGCAATGGACGGCTACGCGTTGCGTGCGGCCGATAGTGCGCATAGCGGGGCCGAACTGCCGGTCAGTCAGCGACTGCCTGCCGGTGTTTCACCCGAACCGCTCGAGCCGGGTACGGCCGCGCGCATCTTCACCGGCGCGCCGATACCCGCCGGCGCCGATACGGTCGTCATGCAGGAGGTGTGCGAAGCGCTCGACGACCGGGTGCGGATCAACACCGAGGTGCAGCCTGACAGCAACATCCGGCGCCGCGGAGAAGACATCGAACGCGATAGCGTCGTCATTCCGGCCGGCACCAAGCTGCAGCCGCAGCATATCGGCTTGGCGGCGACCGTTGGTTGCGCTCGGTTGAGCGTGGTGCGTCCCCCAAAAGTCGCCCTGCTGGCGAGTGGAGACGAGCTGGTAACGCCGGGCGAGCCGCTAGAGCCGGGCAAGATTTACAACTCGAACCTGTTCAGCGCGACGGCCATGCTGCAGGCGCTGGGCTGCGAGGTCATCGACATGGGCATTGTCGAAGACACCTTGCAAGCGACCAAGGCTGCCTTGTCGCGTGCGGCCGCGCAGGCCGATCTGGTGTTGGCCTCGGGTGGCGTGTCGGTCGGCGAGGAAGACCACGTGAAACCCGCTGTCGAGGCTTTGGGTTCGCTCGATCTGTGGAAGATCGCGATACGTCCCGGCAAACCGGTGGCGTTCGGCACGATCGGCGGGACACCGTTCATCGGGTCGCCGGGCAACCCGGTATCGCTTTTCGTCACCTTCATTCTATTCGTCAGGCCGTTCCTGCTGCGCATGCAGGGTCGCGATGACTGGCGACTGCAACCGATGACCGCCAAGGCGGATTTCGACTGGCCCAAGCCCGATAAGCGCCGCGAGTTTCATCGCGCCCGCTTGTTTTACGACGAGGCCGGGATACCCTGGCTCAAGATGCACCCCAGCCGTTCATCAGGCGTGCTCAGCTCGATGACCTGGGCCAATGGCCTGATCGTGATCCCCGAGAACACCCCCTTGAAGCGAGGCGATGATGTACGGTTTCTACCGTTCAGCGAGATCCTGACATGA
- a CDS encoding BufA1 family periplasmic bufferin-type metallophore yields MNHNDRITGAAAALLAAGSLMAASTASAVPDAPTAWEKCAGIAVAGKNDCGALDGKHNCAGQAASDNDPQEWVYVPAGTCEKITGGVVAKVKPAK; encoded by the coding sequence ATGAATCACAATGACCGAATCACCGGTGCTGCCGCCGCCTTGCTGGCTGCCGGCTCTTTGATGGCCGCATCCACGGCATCTGCGGTGCCCGACGCGCCGACGGCTTGGGAAAAATGCGCCGGCATCGCGGTGGCAGGCAAGAACGACTGCGGTGCCTTGGACGGCAAGCACAATTGTGCCGGTCAGGCCGCGAGCGATAACGATCCGCAGGAATGGGTCTATGTGCCGGCCGGTACCTGCGAAAAGATCACCGGCGGCGTGGTCGCCAAAGTAAAGCCGGCGAAGTAG
- a CDS encoding HvfC/BufC N-terminal domain-containing protein codes for MTTLHQWQHAVSRFIDAAVADAAGFDPEAVSIYRGNSRGVRQAALASVYPVCGRLVGDACFDGVARHFIATQASTCSDLNLYGEGFDRFLAEVAERQPSLASVAWIADVARLEWLVHRLAYSEDDQTSDSSVDGVDPSHMIPRVSRQLNLMASEWPVHLVWESQREPQAASDIDFVRGDYRLLVQRRGFDVWVGLIDRSAWQLLERCASGATLAQLADDPTLDLALMKMLVEQRWIVGYAHHRHAV; via the coding sequence ATGACGACGCTGCACCAATGGCAGCACGCGGTATCGCGTTTCATCGATGCCGCTGTTGCCGATGCTGCAGGATTCGACCCGGAGGCGGTGAGCATCTATCGTGGCAACAGTCGCGGCGTGCGCCAAGCCGCCCTTGCGAGCGTCTACCCGGTCTGCGGTCGCTTGGTCGGTGATGCCTGTTTCGATGGGGTTGCACGCCACTTCATCGCGACCCAAGCATCGACCTGTAGCGACCTGAATCTGTACGGCGAGGGCTTCGATCGTTTTCTCGCCGAGGTCGCCGAACGTCAGCCGTCGTTGGCCTCCGTTGCCTGGATTGCAGATGTGGCGCGCCTGGAATGGCTGGTGCATAGACTCGCTTACAGCGAAGACGACCAGACGAGTGATTCATCGGTTGACGGCGTCGATCCATCGCACATGATTCCGCGCGTCTCACGACAGCTGAACCTGATGGCCAGCGAATGGCCGGTGCACCTGGTGTGGGAGTCACAACGTGAGCCGCAGGCGGCGTCGGACATCGACTTCGTTCGTGGCGATTATCGGTTGCTCGTTCAACGCCGTGGTTTCGACGTGTGGGTGGGACTGATCGACCGGTCTGCGTGGCAGCTGCTCGAGCGCTGTGCGAGTGGTGCAACCCTCGCACAACTGGCTGATGATCCGACCCTCGACCTGGCGCTGATGAAGATGCTGGTGGAACAGCGTTGGATCGTCGGATACGCACATCATCGACATGCTGTTTGA
- the moaE gene encoding molybdopterin synthase catalytic subunit MoaE → MQVEIRVQQEPLDAVGEIPWVYDGNPAIGGVVSFIGLMRDINQGDAVSTMTLEHYPGMTEKALAKIVDEAGERWTLDAVRVVHRVGEMRPQDPIVLVAVASAHRGEAFRACEFIIDYLKTRAPFWKHEQTPEGARWVDARDSDDAAAAAWSKED, encoded by the coding sequence ATGCAGGTCGAGATACGTGTGCAACAAGAGCCGCTGGATGCGGTGGGCGAGATTCCGTGGGTGTATGACGGTAACCCGGCCATTGGCGGGGTGGTCAGTTTCATCGGCCTGATGCGCGACATCAACCAGGGTGACGCCGTGTCGACCATGACGCTCGAGCACTATCCCGGGATGACCGAAAAGGCGCTCGCCAAGATTGTCGACGAAGCGGGCGAGCGTTGGACGCTCGACGCCGTGCGGGTGGTCCATCGTGTCGGCGAGATGCGGCCCCAGGATCCGATCGTGCTGGTGGCCGTTGCCAGCGCCCACCGCGGCGAGGCATTTCGCGCCTGCGAGTTCATCATCGACTATCTGAAGACACGCGCACCGTTCTGGAAGCATGAACAGACCCCCGAGGGGGCGCGCTGGGTGGACGCACGCGACAGCGATGACGCCGCGGCTGCGGCTTGGTCGAAAGAGGACTAG
- a CDS encoding RNA polymerase sigma factor: MSNSNGSLFGHFGRRRKLRQAICAERERLYRIAWSWCHDSHQADDLVQETLTRALSKLDSLREESRLQVWLTQILANYYRDQFRRIQPETGLENESLIADDGDPEHAADRTLLITRTREAIAMLNEDQRQVLTLVDVAEFSYADTAAILDVPVGTVMSRLSRARRRMREILEQQGIGRAEVVPLRRHQ; this comes from the coding sequence ATGAGCAACAGTAACGGATCCCTGTTCGGACATTTCGGCCGCCGGCGCAAGCTGCGCCAGGCGATCTGTGCCGAACGCGAACGCCTGTACCGGATTGCGTGGTCGTGGTGCCACGACAGCCACCAGGCCGACGATCTGGTGCAGGAAACCCTGACGCGCGCGCTGAGCAAGCTCGATTCGCTGCGCGAAGAGAGTCGGCTGCAGGTGTGGTTGACCCAGATCCTGGCCAACTACTACCGCGACCAGTTCCGCCGCATTCAGCCCGAGACCGGGCTGGAGAACGAAAGCCTGATCGCCGACGACGGCGATCCGGAACACGCCGCCGACCGCACCCTGTTGATCACGCGCACGCGCGAGGCGATCGCGATGCTCAATGAAGACCAGCGCCAAGTCCTGACCCTGGTCGACGTCGCCGAGTTCAGCTATGCGGATACGGCGGCCATTTTGGATGTACCGGTGGGTACCGTCATGAGTCGGCTGTCACGCGCCCGTCGTCGCATGCGCGAGATCCTGGAACAGCAAGGCATAGGACGTGCCGAGGTAGTACCGCTGAGGAGGCACCAATGA
- a CDS encoding RNA polymerase sigma factor: MLFDHAMLNRLYRYAYALLGEEAGAYDLLQDTVERCLRKPPAESTSPEGYARRVMRNRYIDLARRRRVSPEVEDANGDIETLAIDTQCLEEMMVSRQQLERVWSQLQGIEREILYLWAIDGMTAAEIAAATGSRRGTVLSRIHRLRRRLGSNDGVSVTPSESP, translated from the coding sequence ATGCTGTTTGACCACGCCATGCTCAACCGGCTCTACCGCTACGCCTATGCCTTGCTGGGCGAAGAGGCCGGGGCTTACGATCTGCTGCAGGACACGGTCGAGCGTTGCCTGCGCAAGCCGCCGGCCGAGTCGACCAGTCCGGAAGGTTATGCCCGCCGCGTGATGCGCAATCGTTACATCGATCTCGCGCGCCGCAGACGGGTCAGCCCGGAGGTGGAAGATGCAAATGGCGATATCGAAACACTGGCGATCGACACCCAGTGCCTTGAGGAGATGATGGTTTCGCGTCAGCAACTCGAGCGCGTCTGGTCGCAGTTGCAGGGGATAGAGCGAGAGATCCTCTACCTGTGGGCGATCGACGGCATGACTGCCGCCGAGATCGCCGCTGCCACCGGCAGTCGTCGCGGCACGGTGTTGTCGCGCATCCATCGCCTGCGGCGTCGACTCGGCAGCAACGACGGTGTGTCCGTCACGCCATCGGAGTCGCCATGA
- a CDS encoding DUF3379 family protein, whose product MNCLDFRRRLLADPFCDDEELLAHEETCPDCAPFARETRAQEIALRNLLQEVTPPEGLAERIQLAARYEHRVESKRRWWYAAAASMLLTIGVSLFSVWHTIDERSDLSLAQSVLNHIDDESNHLREAQPVSNGRLKFVFDRFDAELAGDLGQVNFAAECPMRHRTGVHLVMPGKMGPITVFFMPGEDTDGVLPIVSDRFQGEITPTAWGSIAVVGESGERLDGMGEALADAVRWPANAGELASALFERRLSLGPRVAQQQDR is encoded by the coding sequence ATGAATTGCCTGGATTTCCGCCGCCGCCTGCTGGCTGATCCGTTCTGCGACGACGAGGAATTGCTCGCGCACGAGGAAACCTGCCCGGATTGCGCACCCTTTGCGCGCGAAACCCGTGCGCAGGAGATTGCGCTGAGAAACCTGTTGCAGGAAGTCACCCCGCCGGAGGGGCTGGCCGAGCGCATTCAGCTCGCTGCGCGCTACGAACACCGGGTCGAGAGCAAGCGCCGCTGGTGGTACGCCGCGGCTGCATCAATGCTGCTGACCATTGGCGTCAGCCTGTTTTCCGTCTGGCACACCATCGATGAGCGCAGCGACCTGAGCTTGGCTCAGTCGGTTCTCAACCATATCGACGACGAGTCGAACCACCTGCGAGAAGCCCAGCCGGTGTCGAATGGCCGGCTGAAGTTCGTATTCGATCGGTTCGATGCCGAGCTGGCAGGCGATCTGGGACAGGTTAACTTCGCGGCTGAATGCCCGATGCGTCATCGCACAGGGGTCCACCTGGTCATGCCCGGCAAAATGGGGCCGATCACGGTGTTCTTTATGCCCGGCGAAGATACCGACGGCGTCCTGCCAATCGTTTCGGACCGATTCCAAGGCGAGATCACACCGACGGCCTGGGGCAGTATTGCCGTCGTCGGCGAGAGCGGCGAACGGTTGGACGGTATGGGTGAAGCGCTGGCCGATGCCGTACGCTGGCCAGCCAATGCGGGTGAGCTGGCCTCAGCCCTGTTCGAGCGACGACTGAGCCTCGGCCCCCGAGTCGCGCAGCAACAGGATCGTTGA
- a CDS encoding DsrE family protein, translating into MSLILIGLVGLMTSMGVTAETAGYTKQKVVYHVNGDDPKQQQGALRNIQNHINAVGADNLDLRVVMHGNGLSMVLLPDAVSKVKKFKSGNANEEMQAKIDGLRNQGVSFKVCANTVKGRGVIVDEHLYNVDQADIVPSGVAELAALQSQGFTYIKP; encoded by the coding sequence ATGAGTTTGATCCTAATAGGCTTGGTTGGCCTTATGACCTCGATGGGGGTTACTGCAGAAACGGCAGGCTACACCAAACAGAAGGTCGTCTATCACGTGAACGGGGACGACCCGAAACAACAACAAGGTGCCTTACGCAACATCCAAAACCACATCAACGCAGTCGGTGCCGACAACCTCGACCTGCGCGTTGTCATGCATGGCAATGGTTTGTCGATGGTGCTCCTGCCGGATGCAGTCAGCAAGGTAAAGAAGTTCAAATCGGGAAATGCAAACGAAGAGATGCAGGCGAAAATCGACGGCCTGCGCAACCAGGGCGTGTCGTTCAAAGTCTGCGCCAATACCGTAAAGGGACGCGGTGTGATCGTGGACGAGCATCTCTACAACGTCGACCAGGCCGATATCGTGCCGAGCGGCGTGGCGGAACTTGCCGCCCTGCAATCCCAGGGTTTCACCTACATCAAACCATGA
- a CDS encoding thioredoxin domain-containing protein encodes MTTHRLRDATSPYLQQHADNPVDWWPWCDEALALARSQGKPILLSIGYSACHWCHVMAHESFEDPQTAEVMNELYVNIKVDREERPDLDKIYQTAHQLLARRAGGWPLTVFLTPDDLSPFFAGTYFPPAPRHGLPAFRDLLQQIARAYNEQRDAIDEQNASLRQALLQLDRTGSAGAAAIDDQPINEAINQLAGQFDAELGGFGGAPKFPHPVTLRFLLAQGVRRNDDSARHMALHTLEKMANGGINDHLGGGFCRYSVDELWMIPHFEKMLYDNGQLLDVYAQAWAADGQRPLFKHVCERIAEWTMREMQSPQGGYYASLDADSEGEEGRYYVWMPDEVKQVLDADEYKVFAARFGLNRPANFEGSWHLHAYADTQKLATKTGLEPRRIRQLLASARDKLFAVREQRVRPGRDEKILTSWNALMIKGMANAGRRLGRPEWIDSAQRALDYLIAHHWRDGRLLATSRDGQAQLNAYLDDYAYLLAAILEVLQARWRSDYLDLAQQLAERLVSHFEDREQGAFYFTSDDHESLVHRPKSLGDDATPSGNAIALESLQTLALLVGDTDLQDATERTIGATWQAIQQAPYAHVGLLMGLQAYLDPPEQIIVRGPADTANDWAAPLAGGFAPQRTVFIIPDDAAGLPAGLAAKQAAAGKTLAYRCRGQVCEPPVEEVASLMADDHG; translated from the coding sequence ATGACTACCCATCGCCTGCGAGACGCAACCAGCCCCTATCTGCAACAGCACGCCGACAACCCGGTCGACTGGTGGCCGTGGTGCGACGAAGCACTCGCGCTGGCACGTTCGCAGGGCAAGCCGATCCTGCTATCGATCGGTTATTCGGCGTGCCACTGGTGCCATGTCATGGCGCACGAATCGTTCGAAGACCCACAGACCGCCGAGGTCATGAACGAGCTGTATGTGAATATCAAGGTCGACCGCGAGGAACGCCCCGATCTCGACAAGATTTACCAGACTGCCCATCAACTGCTGGCACGCCGCGCCGGGGGCTGGCCATTGACGGTGTTCCTGACGCCGGACGATCTGAGCCCGTTCTTCGCCGGCACCTATTTTCCGCCGGCGCCGCGCCACGGCCTGCCCGCCTTCCGCGACCTGTTGCAACAGATCGCGCGCGCCTACAACGAGCAGCGCGACGCCATCGATGAACAAAACGCTTCGTTGCGTCAGGCCCTGCTGCAACTCGATCGCACCGGCAGCGCGGGTGCCGCAGCGATCGACGATCAACCGATCAATGAGGCAATCAACCAGCTGGCCGGCCAGTTCGACGCCGAGTTGGGCGGATTCGGCGGCGCGCCCAAGTTTCCGCATCCGGTGACGCTGCGCTTCCTACTGGCGCAGGGCGTGCGCCGCAACGACGACTCGGCACGTCACATGGCGCTGCACACGTTGGAGAAGATGGCCAACGGCGGTATCAACGACCACCTCGGTGGCGGCTTCTGCCGCTATTCGGTCGATGAGCTGTGGATGATCCCGCATTTCGAGAAGATGCTTTACGACAACGGCCAATTGCTCGACGTGTATGCCCAGGCGTGGGCGGCAGATGGCCAACGCCCTCTGTTCAAGCACGTCTGCGAACGCATCGCCGAATGGACCATGCGAGAGATGCAGTCACCGCAGGGTGGCTACTACGCCAGCCTCGACGCCGACAGCGAGGGTGAAGAAGGTCGCTATTACGTGTGGATGCCGGACGAGGTCAAACAGGTGCTCGACGCCGACGAGTACAAGGTGTTCGCCGCACGTTTCGGCCTGAATCGCCCAGCGAACTTTGAAGGCAGTTGGCACCTGCACGCGTACGCCGATACGCAGAAACTGGCCACGAAAACCGGCCTCGAGCCGCGCCGGATTCGCCAGCTGCTCGCCAGCGCGCGCGACAAGCTGTTCGCCGTCCGCGAGCAACGGGTACGTCCCGGTCGGGACGAGAAGATCCTGACCAGTTGGAATGCCCTGATGATCAAGGGCATGGCAAACGCCGGGCGGCGCCTGGGTCGGCCCGAATGGATCGACTCGGCGCAGCGTGCGCTCGACTACCTGATCGCACACCACTGGCGGGACGGACGGCTGCTCGCCACCAGCCGCGATGGGCAGGCGCAGCTCAACGCCTATCTCGATGACTACGCCTACCTGCTCGCCGCGATCCTGGAAGTGCTGCAGGCGCGCTGGCGCAGCGACTACCTCGACCTCGCTCAGCAACTCGCCGAGCGTCTGGTCAGCCATTTCGAGGACCGCGAACAGGGCGCCTTCTACTTCACCTCGGACGACCACGAGTCCCTGGTGCACCGCCCCAAGTCGCTCGGTGACGACGCGACGCCGAGCGGCAATGCGATCGCCCTGGAGTCGCTGCAGACCCTTGCCCTGCTGGTCGGCGACACCGACCTTCAGGACGCGACCGAGCGCACCATTGGCGCGACCTGGCAGGCCATCCAGCAGGCGCCTTACGCCCACGTCGGGCTGTTGATGGGCCTGCAGGCCTACCTCGATCCGCCGGAGCAGATCATCGTCCGCGGGCCGGCCGATACGGCGAACGACTGGGCCGCGCCGCTGGCGGGCGGATTTGCGCCGCAGCGCACAGTCTTTATCATCCCGGACGACGCCGCCGGACTGCCGGCGGGGCTGGCGGCAAAACAGGCCGCAGCGGGCAAAACGCTGGCCTACCGCTGCCGCGGGCAGGTCTGCGAACCACCGGTCGAAGAGGTCGCGAGCCTAATGGCCGACGACCACGGTTGA